A region from the Haliaeetus albicilla chromosome 16, bHalAlb1.1, whole genome shotgun sequence genome encodes:
- the FHL3 gene encoding four and a half LIM domains protein 3 isoform X1 — MQAGEGGPQTGTMTECFDCDNCKESLYGRKYIQMDNGPYCIPCYDAHFANTCDECKELIGHDCRELYYEDRHYHEHCFRCFRCDRSLADEPFTCQGEELLCNDCYCSEFSSKCVACEKTVMPGSRKLEYNGQTWHEHCFICSSCQQPIGSRSFIPDKKDYYCVPCYESKFAPRCTRCKKTLTKGGVTYRDEPWHKECFVCTGCKTPLAGQQFTSQDDNPYCIKCFGNLYAKKCSACTKPITGFGGGKYVSFEDRHWHHNCFNCARCNTSLVGKGFIPDNDEILCRDCSSDL, encoded by the exons CAGGTGAAGGAGGCCCTCAGACTGGCACCATGACAGAGTGCTTTGACTGCGACAACTGCAAGGAGTCCTTGTATGGGCGCAAGTACATCCAGATGGACAATGGCCCGTACTGCATCCCCTGCTACGATGCCCACTTTGCCAACACCTGTGACGAATGCAAAGAGCTGATCGGCCACGACTGCAGA GAGCTGTACTACGAGGATCGCCATTACCACGAGCACTGCTTTCGTTGCTTCCGCTGTGACCGTTCTCTGGCCGACGAGCCATTCACCTGCCAAGGCGAGGAGCTGCTGTGCAATGACTGCTACTGCAGCGAGTTCTCCTCCAAATGCGTTGCCTGCGAGAAGACAGTCATGCCAG GATCCCGTAAGCTAGAGTACAACGGACAAACCTGGCATGAACATTGCTTCATatgcagcagctgccagcagcccaTCGGGTCGCGATCCTTCATCCCAGACAAGAAGGATTATTATTGTGTCCCCTGTTATGAGAGCAAGTTCGCTCCTCGCTGCACTCGTTGCAAAAAG ACCCTGACCAAGGGAGGAGTGACTTACCGGGATGAGCCGTGGCACAAGGAGTGTTTCGTCTGCACAGGCTGCAAGACCCCCTTGGCTGGCCAGCAGTTCACCTCCCAGGATGACAACCCGTACTGCATCAAGTGCTTTGGGAACCTCTATGCCAAGAAGTGCAGTGCCTGCACAAAGCCCATCACAG GCTTTGGCGGTGGTAAATATGTCTCCTTTGAGGACCGTCACTGGCACCATAATTGCTTTAACTGTGCCCGCTGCAACACCTCGCTGGTTGGGAAAGGCTTCATCCCTGACAACGATGAGATCCTGTGCCGCGACTGCAGCAGCGACCTATGA
- the FHL3 gene encoding four and a half LIM domains protein 3 isoform X2, translated as MQGEGGPQTGTMTECFDCDNCKESLYGRKYIQMDNGPYCIPCYDAHFANTCDECKELIGHDCRELYYEDRHYHEHCFRCFRCDRSLADEPFTCQGEELLCNDCYCSEFSSKCVACEKTVMPGSRKLEYNGQTWHEHCFICSSCQQPIGSRSFIPDKKDYYCVPCYESKFAPRCTRCKKTLTKGGVTYRDEPWHKECFVCTGCKTPLAGQQFTSQDDNPYCIKCFGNLYAKKCSACTKPITGFGGGKYVSFEDRHWHHNCFNCARCNTSLVGKGFIPDNDEILCRDCSSDL; from the exons GTGAAGGAGGCCCTCAGACTGGCACCATGACAGAGTGCTTTGACTGCGACAACTGCAAGGAGTCCTTGTATGGGCGCAAGTACATCCAGATGGACAATGGCCCGTACTGCATCCCCTGCTACGATGCCCACTTTGCCAACACCTGTGACGAATGCAAAGAGCTGATCGGCCACGACTGCAGA GAGCTGTACTACGAGGATCGCCATTACCACGAGCACTGCTTTCGTTGCTTCCGCTGTGACCGTTCTCTGGCCGACGAGCCATTCACCTGCCAAGGCGAGGAGCTGCTGTGCAATGACTGCTACTGCAGCGAGTTCTCCTCCAAATGCGTTGCCTGCGAGAAGACAGTCATGCCAG GATCCCGTAAGCTAGAGTACAACGGACAAACCTGGCATGAACATTGCTTCATatgcagcagctgccagcagcccaTCGGGTCGCGATCCTTCATCCCAGACAAGAAGGATTATTATTGTGTCCCCTGTTATGAGAGCAAGTTCGCTCCTCGCTGCACTCGTTGCAAAAAG ACCCTGACCAAGGGAGGAGTGACTTACCGGGATGAGCCGTGGCACAAGGAGTGTTTCGTCTGCACAGGCTGCAAGACCCCCTTGGCTGGCCAGCAGTTCACCTCCCAGGATGACAACCCGTACTGCATCAAGTGCTTTGGGAACCTCTATGCCAAGAAGTGCAGTGCCTGCACAAAGCCCATCACAG GCTTTGGCGGTGGTAAATATGTCTCCTTTGAGGACCGTCACTGGCACCATAATTGCTTTAACTGTGCCCGCTGCAACACCTCGCTGGTTGGGAAAGGCTTCATCCCTGACAACGATGAGATCCTGTGCCGCGACTGCAGCAGCGACCTATGA
- the FHL3 gene encoding four and a half LIM domains protein 3 isoform X3, protein MTECFDCDNCKESLYGRKYIQMDNGPYCIPCYDAHFANTCDECKELIGHDCRELYYEDRHYHEHCFRCFRCDRSLADEPFTCQGEELLCNDCYCSEFSSKCVACEKTVMPGSRKLEYNGQTWHEHCFICSSCQQPIGSRSFIPDKKDYYCVPCYESKFAPRCTRCKKTLTKGGVTYRDEPWHKECFVCTGCKTPLAGQQFTSQDDNPYCIKCFGNLYAKKCSACTKPITGFGGGKYVSFEDRHWHHNCFNCARCNTSLVGKGFIPDNDEILCRDCSSDL, encoded by the exons ATGACAGAGTGCTTTGACTGCGACAACTGCAAGGAGTCCTTGTATGGGCGCAAGTACATCCAGATGGACAATGGCCCGTACTGCATCCCCTGCTACGATGCCCACTTTGCCAACACCTGTGACGAATGCAAAGAGCTGATCGGCCACGACTGCAGA GAGCTGTACTACGAGGATCGCCATTACCACGAGCACTGCTTTCGTTGCTTCCGCTGTGACCGTTCTCTGGCCGACGAGCCATTCACCTGCCAAGGCGAGGAGCTGCTGTGCAATGACTGCTACTGCAGCGAGTTCTCCTCCAAATGCGTTGCCTGCGAGAAGACAGTCATGCCAG GATCCCGTAAGCTAGAGTACAACGGACAAACCTGGCATGAACATTGCTTCATatgcagcagctgccagcagcccaTCGGGTCGCGATCCTTCATCCCAGACAAGAAGGATTATTATTGTGTCCCCTGTTATGAGAGCAAGTTCGCTCCTCGCTGCACTCGTTGCAAAAAG ACCCTGACCAAGGGAGGAGTGACTTACCGGGATGAGCCGTGGCACAAGGAGTGTTTCGTCTGCACAGGCTGCAAGACCCCCTTGGCTGGCCAGCAGTTCACCTCCCAGGATGACAACCCGTACTGCATCAAGTGCTTTGGGAACCTCTATGCCAAGAAGTGCAGTGCCTGCACAAAGCCCATCACAG GCTTTGGCGGTGGTAAATATGTCTCCTTTGAGGACCGTCACTGGCACCATAATTGCTTTAACTGTGCCCGCTGCAACACCTCGCTGGTTGGGAAAGGCTTCATCCCTGACAACGATGAGATCCTGTGCCGCGACTGCAGCAGCGACCTATGA
- the SF3A3 gene encoding splicing factor 3A subunit 3, protein METILEQQRRYHEERERLMDVMVKEMLTKKSTLRDQINSDHRTRAMQDRYMEVSGNLRDLYDDKDGLRKEELSAISGPNEFAEFYNRLKQIKEFHRKHPNEICVPMSVEFEELLKARDNPSEEAQNLVEFTDEEGYGRYLDLHDCYLKYINLKSSEKLDYITYLSTFDQLFDIPKERKNAEYKRYLEMLLEYLQDYTDRVKPLLDQNELFGKIQTEFEKKWENGTFPGWPKETSSALTHAGAHLDLSAFSSWEELASLGLDRLKSALLALGLKCGGTLEERAQRLFSTKGKSLEALDPSLFAKNPKTKGSKRDTERNKDLAFLEAQIYEYVEVLGEQRHLTHENVQRKQARTGEEREEEEEEQISESESEDEENEIIYNPKNLPLGWDGKPIPYWLYKLHGLNINYNCEICGNYTYRGPKAFQRHFAEWRHAHGMRCLGIPNTAHFANVTQIEDAVSLWAKLKQQKASERWQPDTEEEYEDSSGNVVNKKTYEDLKRQGLL, encoded by the exons ATGGAGACCATCCTGGAGCAGCAGCGGCGCTACCATGAGGAGCGGGAGCGGCTCATGGACGTGATGGTGAAGGAGATGCTCACCAAGAAGTCCACG CTCCGCGACCAGATCAACTCGGACCACCGGACGCGGGCCATGCAGGAC agGTACATGGAAGTGAGCGGCAACCTGAGAGACTTGTACGACGACAAGGACGG CTTGCGGAAAGAAGAACTCAGTGCCATTTCAGGGCCAAATGAATTTGCAGAATTCTACAACAGGCTGAAACAAATTAAGGAATTTCACCGGAAGCACCCAAATGAG ATCTGTGTTCCAATGTCAGTGGAGTTTGAGGAACTGTTGAAGGCCAGAGACAACCCAAGTGAAGAAGCTCAAA ATCTGGTGGAGTTCACAGATGAAGAAGGGTATGGACGATACTTAGATCTGCATGATTGTTATCTCAAGTACATTAATCTAAAATCATCAGAG AAACTGGATTATATCACTTACTTATCCACATTTGACCAACTCTTCGATATTcccaaggagagaaaaaatgctgaatataAGAG GTACCTTGAAATGCTTCTCGAGTACCTACAGGATTACACAGATCGAGTGAAACCATTACTGGACCAGAATGAACTTTTTGGGAAAATTCAGACTGAGTTTGAGAAGAAGTGGGAAAATGGAACATTCCCTGGCTGGCCG AAAGAGACCAGCAGTGCACTCACTCACGCTGGAGCCCACCTGGACCTCTCAGCATTTTCCTCTTGGGAG GAATTGGCCTCCCTGGGACTGGACAGGTTAAAATCAGCTTTACTGGCCCTGGGACTAAAATGTGGCGG GACTCTGGAAGAGCGTGCTCAGAGACTTTTTAGCACTAAAGGCAAATCCCTAGAAGCACTTGATCCTTCCTTGTTTGCTAAGAATCCAAAgacaaaaggcagcaaaag AgacactgaaagaaataaagatctTGCATTCCTGGAAGCTCAGATTTATGAATATGTAGAAGTTCTTGGG GAACAGAGACACCTCACTCACGAGAATGTGCAGCGTAAGCAAGCACGGAcgggggaagagagggaggaggaggaggaagagcagatCAGTGAGAGCGAGagtgaagatgaagaaaatgaaattatttataatCCTAAAAATCTGCCTCTTGGTTGGGATGGCAAG CCAATCCCATACTGGTTATATAAATTACATGGTTTAAACATCAACTACAATTGTGAGATTTGTGGTAACTACACCTACCGAGGGCCCAAAGCTTTTCAGCGTCACTTTGCA GAGTGGCGACATGCTCACGGGATGAGATGCCTGGGCATTCCCAACACGGCACATTTTGCCAATGTCACGCAGATTGAGGATGCAGTCTCAT TGTGGGCAAAGCTGAAACAACAGAAGGCTTCAGAGAGATGGCAGCCTGATACAGAG GAGGAATACGAGGATTCCAGTGGGAACGTGGTGAATAAAAAGACCTATGAAGACTTGAAACGTCAAGGGTTGCTGTAG